The Populus trichocarpa isolate Nisqually-1 chromosome 2, P.trichocarpa_v4.1, whole genome shotgun sequence genome has a window encoding:
- the LOC7472650 gene encoding uncharacterized protein LOC7472650 isoform X1 encodes MWAFISSVRILGCCRIYLATSSTFHKRSPPFAFAASIKNNTNNNMSSSFSHSNRGGRGLEMQNDREGSRGRGRGRGGSSKDKIDALGRLLTRILRHKASELNLNMRSDGFVKVEDLLKLNMKTFANVPLRSHTDDDVKEAVRKDNKQRLSLLEEGEELLIRANQGHSIKTVESESLLKAILSPEEITVCVHGTYKKNLDSILESGLKRMQRLHVHFSSGLPTDVEVISGMRRDVNVLIFLDVRKALEEGMKLYISDNRVILTEGFDGTVPVKYFERIESWPDRRPIPFQTT; translated from the exons ATGTGGGCTTTTATAAGTAGTGTTCGAATTCTAGGCTGCTGTCGTATCTATCTTGCAACCTCCTCTACTTTCCATAAGCGGTCTCCTCCTTTTGCTTTTGCTGCttccataaaaaacaatacaaacaacaacatgagctcttctttttctcattCCAATAGAGG AGGAAGAGGTTTGGAGATGCAAAACGATAGAGAAGGGTCTAGAGGCCGAGGCCGCGGCAGAGGGGGATCTagtaaggataaaattgatgcACTTGGCAGATTGTT GACACGGATCTTGCGTCACAAGGCTTCAGAGTTGAACTTGAATATGCGAAGTGATGGGTTTGTCAAAGTTGAGGATTTACTAAagctcaatatgaaaacatTTGCTAATGTTCCGTTAAGATCACATACTGATGATGATGTTAAAGAG GCTGTTAGAAAAGATAATAAGCAGCGACTTAGCCTCCTGGAAGAAGGCGAGGAGCTTCTGATACGTGCTAACCAAGGCCACTCGATAAAG ACAGTTGAATCTGAAAGTCTGTTAAAAGCAATTCTTTCGCCCGAGGAAATTACAG TGTGTGTACATGGGACCTATAAGAAGAATCTAGACTCAATTTTGGAATCTGGTTTAAAGAGAATGCAAAGATTGCATGTTCACTTCTCCAGTGGTTTGCCAACAGATGTTGAAGTGATTAGTG GTATGAGACGGGATgttaatgttttgatatttcTTGATGTCAGAAAAGCACTTGAAG AGGGAATGAAGCTTTACATTTCAGACAATAGGGTGATTTTGACAGAAGGTTTTGACGGCACCGTACCTGTCAAGTATTTTGAAAGAATAGAATCTTGGCCTGATAGACGGCCTATACCCTTCCAGACGACCTAA
- the LOC7472647 gene encoding U-box domain-containing protein 30: MPMYQPNSHRNLRLDVGAGGQILDLETAIKDGILGGGGGLVCAGVTEKLDLKKMIEELESIEVPSVFICPISLDPMQDPVTLCTGQTYERSNILKWFSLGHCTCPTTMQELWDDTVTPNRTLQQLIYSWFSQKYLAMKKRSEDVLGRATELLDSLKKVKGQARVQTLKELRHVVVAHSMAKKTVMDKGGVALISTLLGPFTTHAVGSEVIGILVNLDLDLPSKANLRQPAKISLVVDMLNEGSIETKINCTKLIEMLIGRKDLGSENVSSLSLLAGLLRLVKDKRHPNGVLAGLGLLNTICLDESVRNSVVSIGAVPPLVELLPGLNNECLELALHILEVLSTIPEGRLALKDCANTIPNVVKFLMSKSESCTQLALSILWAVCNLAPEECAALAVEAGLAAKLLLVIQSGCNPVLKQRSVELLKLCSLNYTATIFISKCKLSRTIE, translated from the coding sequence ATGCCGATGTATCAGCCAAATAGCCATAGAAATTTAAGGCTAGATGTGGGTGCTGGTGGACAAATCCTGGATCTAGAAACAGCCATTAAAGATGGCATTTTGGGCGGCGGCGGCGGTTTAGTTTGTGCTGGCGTGACGGAGAAATTGGATCTGAAGAAGATGATTGAGGAGCTTGAATCAATAGAAGTGCCATCCGTGTTTATATGTCCAATTTCATTGGACCCTATGCAAGACCCAGTGACTCTCTGCACTGGACAGACTTACGAGAGATCCAACATTCTCAAATGGTTCTCTTTGGGTCATTGCACGTGCCCCACTACAATGCAAGAGCTTTGGGATGATACGGTGACGCCAAACAGGACTTTGCAGCAGCTGATTTATAGCTGGTTCTCGCAGAAGTATTTGGCTATGAAGAAGAGATCAGAGGACGTGTTAGGGAGGGCCACTGAGCTTTTGGATTCTTTAAAGAAGGTTAAGGGTCAAGCTAGAGTGCAAACTTTGAAGGAGCTAAGGCATGTTGTGGTTGCCCATTCAATGGCGAAGAAAACAGTGATGGATAAGGGTGGAGTTGCCTTGATTTCTACTTTATTGGGTCCTTTTACGACTCATGCTGTAGGGTCTGAGGTAATTGGTATTCTTGTGAATTTGGATCTTGATTTGCCATCCAAGGCAAATTTGAGGCAGCCTGCAAAGATTTCCTTAGTTGTGGATATGTTGAATGAGGGTTCGATTGAGACCAAGATTAATTGTACGAAATTGATCGAAATGTTGATTGGAAGAAAAGATTTGGGATCAGAAAATGTGTCAAGTTTGAGTCTTTTGGCGGGTTTGTTGAGGTTGGTGAAAGATAAGAGACACCCCAATGGAGTATTGGCTGGACTCGGTTTGTTAAATACCATATGTTTAGATGAATCTGTTAGGAACTCAGTTGTGAGCATTGGGGCAGTTCCTCCATTAGTGGAGCTATTGCCCGGTTTGAATAATGAGTGCTTGGAATTAGCACTTCATATTTTGGAGGTTCTGTCGACCATTCCGGAGGGTAGATTGGCTTTGAAGGACTGTGCCAACACAATCCCTAATGTGGTCAAGTTTTTGATGAGCAAATCAGAGAGCTGTACTCAGCTTGCATTATCAATACTGTGGGCGGTTTGCAATCTTGCACCAGAAGAATGTGCAGCACTTGCTGTGGAGGCAGGTTTGGCAGCGAAACTACTTCTTGTAATACAGAGTGGCTGCAATCCTGTGTTGAAGCAGCGGTCAGTTGAGCTCCTGAAACTGTGTAGTCTAAATTACACGGCTACTATATTTATTTCCAAGTGTAAGCTTTCCAGAACGATAGAGTGA
- the LOC7472651 gene encoding uncharacterized protein LOC7472651, with protein sequence MKTKAHNQSKFMRVVAIPVRLLCKARDVYVKSIIDCSTRMGYGHSMALPTGQYPPLPWSFSIGSSRCNDNEDYRKLVRAASDRSLGQRNEIEMFIQQLRQQQSSIMVGSKMFLPKSCGFGMGIMGRIDGDKPCDFETGAGAVVKPQLGPRSRSFAVGRKG encoded by the coding sequence ATGAAGACAAAAGCACACAACCAAAGCAAGTTCATGCGAGTCGTTGCAATCCCAGTAAGACTTTTGTGTAAAGCAAGGGACGTTTATGTTAAAAGCATAATAGACTGCTCGACGAGGATGGGTTATGGCCACTCCATGGCCTTGCCAACGGGACAATACCCTCCCTTGCCCTGGAGCTTCAGTATTGGCTCGTCAAGGTGCAACGACAATGAAGATTACAGAAAGCTTGTTAGAGCTGCTTCTGACAGGAGCTTAGgtcaaagaaatgaaattgagatgttCATACAGCAATTGAGGCAGCAGCAATCATCGATAATGGTGGGATCCAAAATGTTTTTGCCAAAGAGTTGCGGTTTTGGAATGGGTATCATGGGAAGGATTGATGGAGACAAACCATGTGATTTTGAAACAGGCGCAGGCGCCGTTGTAAAGCCACAGTTGGGGCCAAGAAGCAGAAGCTTTGCTGTTGGAAGGAAgggttaa
- the LOC7472650 gene encoding uncharacterized protein LOC7472650 isoform X4, with the protein MQNDREGSRGRGRGRGGSSKDKIDALGRLLTRILRHKASELNLNMRSDGFVKVEDLLKLNMKTFANVPLRSHTDDDVKEAVRKDNKQRLSLLEEGEELLIRANQGHSIKTVESESLLKAILSPEEITVCVHGTYKKNLDSILESGLKRMQRLHVHFSSGLPTDVEVISGMRRDVNVLIFLDVRKALEEGMKLYISDNRVILTEGFDGTVPVKYFERIESWPDRRPIPFQTT; encoded by the exons ATGCAAAACGATAGAGAAGGGTCTAGAGGCCGAGGCCGCGGCAGAGGGGGATCTagtaaggataaaattgatgcACTTGGCAGATTGTT GACACGGATCTTGCGTCACAAGGCTTCAGAGTTGAACTTGAATATGCGAAGTGATGGGTTTGTCAAAGTTGAGGATTTACTAAagctcaatatgaaaacatTTGCTAATGTTCCGTTAAGATCACATACTGATGATGATGTTAAAGAG GCTGTTAGAAAAGATAATAAGCAGCGACTTAGCCTCCTGGAAGAAGGCGAGGAGCTTCTGATACGTGCTAACCAAGGCCACTCGATAAAG ACAGTTGAATCTGAAAGTCTGTTAAAAGCAATTCTTTCGCCCGAGGAAATTACAG TGTGTGTACATGGGACCTATAAGAAGAATCTAGACTCAATTTTGGAATCTGGTTTAAAGAGAATGCAAAGATTGCATGTTCACTTCTCCAGTGGTTTGCCAACAGATGTTGAAGTGATTAGTG GTATGAGACGGGATgttaatgttttgatatttcTTGATGTCAGAAAAGCACTTGAAG AGGGAATGAAGCTTTACATTTCAGACAATAGGGTGATTTTGACAGAAGGTTTTGACGGCACCGTACCTGTCAAGTATTTTGAAAGAATAGAATCTTGGCCTGATAGACGGCCTATACCCTTCCAGACGACCTAA
- the LOC7467250 gene encoding 70 kDa peptidyl-prolyl isomerase isoform X2 — MSSIAKSNHDHEKGRESQTSCSASMPSSGKMMFADAYGQEGKDASDAICPVPPNSTLYIDLELTSFKPVIDVTGDAKVFKKILKEGEGSLVANEGATVTISYTARLEDGTVFERKGIDDGQPLQFITDEEQVIAGLDRAVATMKKGEYAILTVKPEYGFGNVETKRDLAIVPPSSILVYEVEMSDFIKEKTPWEMNNQEKIKAAERKKEEGNLLFKSGKYLRAGKKYDKAASYVGEEEVFGDDEQELVTAMRVTCWLNKAACSLKLNDFQGAIKLCSKVLDIEFYNIKALYRRAQALIQTTDLVSADMDIKKALEVDPQNREVKLIQKTLKQLQAESNKRDAKLYSNMFADMTKQTSAITKKLKVERADDDMKNVEAVAMEMGNVADSSYPPDNAKAVDSC; from the exons ATGTCCAGCATTGCCAAAAGCAACCATGACCATGAAAAGGGGAGAGAAAGTCAAACTAGTTGTTCAGCCTCAAT gccTTCATCTGGAAAAATGATGTTTGCAGATGCTTATGGACAGGAAGGAAAAGATGCTAGTGATGCAATCTGTCCAGTCCCACCAAATTCTACTCTGTACATTGATCTGGAGCTAACATCCTTTAAGCCTGTTATTGATGTTACTGGTGATGCTAAGGTCTTCAAGAAGATCCTGAAAGAGGGGGAGGGCTCCCTTGTTGCAAATGAAGGTGCAACAGTAACCA TTAGCTATACAGCTAGGCTAGAGGATGGAACTGtgtttgaaagaaaaggaattgaTGATGGGCAGCCTTTGCAATTTATAACAGATGAAG AGCAAGTGATCGCAGGTTTAGACCGAGCTGTGGCAACAATGAAGAAGGGGGAATATGCAATATTAACAGTAAAGCCAGAATACGGCTTTGGAAACGTTGAAACAAAGAGGGATCTTGCTATTGTACCCCCATCATCAATCTTAGTCTATGAAGTTGAAATGTCAGATTTTATTAAG GAGAAAACACCATGGGAGATGAATAATCAGGAGAAAATTAAGGCTgccgagagaaagaaagaagaaggaaacctGCTATTTAAAAGTGGGAAGTATCTAAGAGCTGGGAAAAAGTATGATAAG GCTGCAAGTTATGTTGGTGAAGAGGAAGTTTTTGGGGATGATGAGCAAGAGCTGGTAACAGCAATGAGAGTAACTTGCTGGCTGAACAAGGCAGCATGTAGCCTCAAACTTAATGATTTTCAGGGAGCAATCAAGTTATGTTCAAAG GTACTGGATATTGAGTTCTACAACATAAAAGCCCTTTATAGGCGGGCACAAGCACTGATCCAAACTACAGATTTGGTCTCAGCTGACATGGACATTAAGAAAGCTCTTGAAGTTGATCCTCAAAACAG GGAGGTGAAGTTAATTCAGAAGACATTGAAACAACTTCAAGCAGAAAGTAACAAGAGAGATGCAAAGCTCTATTCCAACATGTTTGCGGATATGACAAAGCAAACATCTGCCATAACCAAG AAATTGAAAGTCGAGAGAGCAGACGATGACATGAAAAATGTAGAGGCTGTGGCAATGGAAATGGGAAATGTTGCTGATAGTTCATATCCACCTGACAATGCAAAGGCTGTTGATTCCTGTTAG
- the LOC7472650 gene encoding uncharacterized protein LOC7472650 isoform X2, giving the protein MSSSFSHSNRGGRGLEMQNDREGSRGRGRGRGGSSKDKIDALGRLLTRILRHKASELNLNMRSDGFVKVEDLLKLNMKTFANVPLRSHTDDDVKEAVRKDNKQRLSLLEEGEELLIRANQGHSIKTVESESLLKAILSPEEITVCVHGTYKKNLDSILESGLKRMQRLHVHFSSGLPTDVEVISGMRRDVNVLIFLDVRKALEEGMKLYISDNRVILTEGFDGTVPVKYFERIESWPDRRPIPFQTT; this is encoded by the exons atgagctcttctttttctcattCCAATAGAGG AGGAAGAGGTTTGGAGATGCAAAACGATAGAGAAGGGTCTAGAGGCCGAGGCCGCGGCAGAGGGGGATCTagtaaggataaaattgatgcACTTGGCAGATTGTT GACACGGATCTTGCGTCACAAGGCTTCAGAGTTGAACTTGAATATGCGAAGTGATGGGTTTGTCAAAGTTGAGGATTTACTAAagctcaatatgaaaacatTTGCTAATGTTCCGTTAAGATCACATACTGATGATGATGTTAAAGAG GCTGTTAGAAAAGATAATAAGCAGCGACTTAGCCTCCTGGAAGAAGGCGAGGAGCTTCTGATACGTGCTAACCAAGGCCACTCGATAAAG ACAGTTGAATCTGAAAGTCTGTTAAAAGCAATTCTTTCGCCCGAGGAAATTACAG TGTGTGTACATGGGACCTATAAGAAGAATCTAGACTCAATTTTGGAATCTGGTTTAAAGAGAATGCAAAGATTGCATGTTCACTTCTCCAGTGGTTTGCCAACAGATGTTGAAGTGATTAGTG GTATGAGACGGGATgttaatgttttgatatttcTTGATGTCAGAAAAGCACTTGAAG AGGGAATGAAGCTTTACATTTCAGACAATAGGGTGATTTTGACAGAAGGTTTTGACGGCACCGTACCTGTCAAGTATTTTGAAAGAATAGAATCTTGGCCTGATAGACGGCCTATACCCTTCCAGACGACCTAA
- the LOC7472646 gene encoding U-box domain-containing protein 30 codes for MPIFEANSFRNVKLDGSAGGQVLDLETAIKDGILGGVTGGGLVCAGVAEKLDLKKMVEELESIEVPPVFICPISLDPMQDPVTLCTGQTYERYNILKWFSLGHCTCPTTMQELWDDTVTPNKTMQQLIYSWFSQKFLATKKRSEDVQGRAIELLDNLKKVKGQAKVQTLKELRQVVAAHSTARKAVLDNCGTALVTSFLGPFTTHAVGSEAVGILVNLDLDYATKSNLRQPARISLMVDMLNEGSIETKINCTRLMEMLMEGNDFEHENMSSLRLLVGLLRLVKDKKHPNGLLAGLGLLKSICSHESVRGSVVSIGTVPPLVELLPSLNNECLELALYILDVLSSIPEGRLALKVCANTIPNVVKLLMRVSETCTRLALSILWAVCMLAPEECTALAVEAGLAAKLLLVIQSACNPVLKQQSVELLKLCSLNYTSTIFISECKLTRTIQ; via the coding sequence ATGCCGATATTTGAAGCAAATAGCTTTAGAAACGTAAAGCTAGATGGGAGTGCTGGTGGCCAAGTTCTAGACCTAGAAACTGCCATTAAGGATGGCATTTTGGGCGGTGTTACCGGCGGCGGTTTAGTTTGTGCTGGTGTGGCGGAGAAATTGGATCTGAAGAAGATGGTTGAAGAGCTTGAATCAATAGAAGTGCCGCCGGTGTTTATATGTCCGATTTCGTTAGACCCAATGCAAGACCCAGTGACTCTTTGCACCGGACAGACTTACGAGAGATACAACATCCTCAAATGGTTCTCTCTGGGTCATTGCACGTGCCCCACAACAATGCAAGAGCTTTGGGATGATACGGTAACGCCAAACAAGACTATGCAGCAGCTGATTTATAGCTGGTTCTCGCAGAAGTTCTTAGCCACGAAGAAGAGATCAGAGGATGTGCAAGGAAGGGCTATTGAACTTCTGGATAATCTGAAGAAAGTCAAGGGTCAAGCTAAAGTGCAGACTTTGAAGGAACTTAGGCAGGTTGTGGCTGCACATTCTACGGCAAGGAAGGCTGTGCTGGATAATTGCGGGACTGCCTTGGTTACATCTTTTTTGGGCCCCTTTACCACTCATGCTGTCGGGTCTGAGGCTGTTGGAATTCTAGTGAATTTGGATCTCGATTATGCAACCAAGTCGAATTTGAGGCAACCTGCAAGGATTTCCTTAATGGTTGATATGTTGAATGAGGGTTCTATCGAGACCAAGATTAATTGTACCCGATTGATGGAAATGTTGATGGAAGGGAATGATTTTGAGCATGAAAACATGTCGAGCTTGAGACTTTTAGTTGGTTTGTTGAGGTTGGTGAAAGACAAGAAACACCCAAATGGGTTATTGGCTGGACTTGGTTTGTTAAAGAGTATTTGTTCACATGAATCGGTAAGGGGCTCAGTTGTGAGCATTGGGACAGTTCCTCCATTAGTGGAGCTATTGCCAAGTTTGAATAATGAGTGCTTGGAATTAGCGCTTTATATTCTGGATGTTCTTTCAAGTATTCCCGAGGGAAGATTGGCTTTGAAGGTTTGTGCCAACACAATACCGAATGTGGTGAAGTTATTGATGAGGGTTTCCGAGACATGCACGCGGCTTGCTTTGTCGATATTATGGGCAGTTTGCATGCTCGCACCAGAAGAATGTACTGCACTTGCTGTGGAGGCGGGTTTGGCAGCCAAACTACTACTAGTAATACAGAGTGCTTGCAATCCTGTGTTGAAGCAGCAATCGGTTGAGCTATTGAAATTGTGTAGTCTAAATTACACATCTACCATTTTTATTTCCGAGTGTAAGCTTACGAGAACAATACAGTGA
- the LOC7467250 gene encoding 70 kDa peptidyl-prolyl isomerase isoform X3 encodes MKEKTPWEMNNQEKIKAAERKKEEGNLLFKSGKYLRAGKKYDKAASYVGEEEVFGDDEQELVTAMRVTCWLNKAACSLKLNDFQGAIKLCSKVLDIEFYNIKALYRRAQALIQTTDLVSADMDIKKALEVDPQNREVKLIQKTLKQLQAESNKRDAKLYSNMFADMTKQTSAITKKLKVERADDDMKNVEAVAMEMGNVADSSYPPDNAKAVDSC; translated from the exons ATGAAG GAGAAAACACCATGGGAGATGAATAATCAGGAGAAAATTAAGGCTgccgagagaaagaaagaagaaggaaacctGCTATTTAAAAGTGGGAAGTATCTAAGAGCTGGGAAAAAGTATGATAAG GCTGCAAGTTATGTTGGTGAAGAGGAAGTTTTTGGGGATGATGAGCAAGAGCTGGTAACAGCAATGAGAGTAACTTGCTGGCTGAACAAGGCAGCATGTAGCCTCAAACTTAATGATTTTCAGGGAGCAATCAAGTTATGTTCAAAG GTACTGGATATTGAGTTCTACAACATAAAAGCCCTTTATAGGCGGGCACAAGCACTGATCCAAACTACAGATTTGGTCTCAGCTGACATGGACATTAAGAAAGCTCTTGAAGTTGATCCTCAAAACAG GGAGGTGAAGTTAATTCAGAAGACATTGAAACAACTTCAAGCAGAAAGTAACAAGAGAGATGCAAAGCTCTATTCCAACATGTTTGCGGATATGACAAAGCAAACATCTGCCATAACCAAG AAATTGAAAGTCGAGAGAGCAGACGATGACATGAAAAATGTAGAGGCTGTGGCAATGGAAATGGGAAATGTTGCTGATAGTTCATATCCACCTGACAATGCAAAGGCTGTTGATTCCTGTTAG